The nucleotide sequence TGCGCGCGCAGGCGAGGTAGGAGATGTCGGTATGGACTTTGCGGGTGTAGGTCGGATAGCCGTCCAGGCCGTCCACTTGCGCCCATTTGATTTCGCTGTCCCAGTACGCGCCTTTAACGAGGCGGATCATCAGTTTTTGGTTGTTGCGGCGGGCAAGGTCAATCAGATAGTCGATGACGAAGGGGCAGCGTTTTTGGTATGCCTGAACGACAAAGCCGATGCCTTTGTAACCTGCCAAATCGGGGTCGGAAACGAGTGCTTCCATCAAATCCAAAGACAGCTCCAAACGGTTGGCTTCTTCAGCATCGATATTGATACCGATATCGTATTTTTTACCCAAAAGGAACAGCTCTTTCAGACGAGGTAAGAGTTCGCTCATCACGCGTTCGTGTTGGGCGCGCGAGTAGCGCGGATGGATGGCGGAAAGTTTGACGGAAATGCCGTTGCCTTCGTACACACCTTGTCCGGCAGCATCTTTGCCGATGGCGTGAATGGCTTGAACGTAGTCGTTGTAATAACGGTCGGCATCTTCTTGGGTAAAAGCGGCTTCGCCCAACATATCAAAGGAGAAGCGGTAGCCCATTTTTTCGCGCTCTTTGCCGTTTTGCAGCGCTTCTTCAATGGTTTGTCCGGTAACAAACTGCTTGCCCAACAGGCGCATGGCGTAGTTCACGCCTTGGCGGATCAGGGGGGCGCCGCCTTTGCTGACGAGGCGGTTCAAAGCCGAACCCATCTGCTTGTCGCTCGGCGCGGTCAGTTTTCCGGTAATCAGCAAGCCCCACGCGGCGGCGTTGACGAACAGGGACGGGCTGTTGTTCAAATGGCTTTTCCAGTTGCCTTCGGAAATTTTGTCGGCAATCAGGCGGTCGCGCGTCGCATTATCAGGAATGCGCAGCAAAGCCTCCGCCAGACACATCAGCGCAATGCCTTCTTCGCTGGAGAGCGAGAACTCGTGCATCAGTGCATCCACGCCGCTGGCTTTGGTGCGGCTGGCGCGAACCTGCGTAACCAAGCGGCGTGCGAGTTCGGACGCTGCCCGACGCTCCTCATCGCTCATCTGTGCGCGTTGCAGCATATCCTGAACGGCTTCGATTTCGTCGCGGCGGTAAGCATCGGTAATCGCTTGGCGCAGTGGCGTTTGTGTCGGAAAAGCAAAGTCAAACATTTTAAGGTTCTCCAAAGTTTTTATGATGATTTTCAGACGACCTCATCCCTTTTCGAGGTCGTCTGAAAAGATTTAAAGCATATAGATAATATCTTAATAAATTTATAAGGGTCGGACAAGCAATTTATCTCAAAAACAGGATTTTTTGCTTTGATAAAAAGCAGATAAAGCCCAAAGAGTGCATTATCCGCATGAGCATCAATATAAAAATAAAACCTGCCTTCCCGTATAAAAATTCAGACGACCTACGGTCAACGGCAGGTCGTCTGAAAACACTTATTTCGCCTCGCGGTATTCCGCATCCGCTTTTTCAAAACGTTCTTGGATTTCACGAGACGGCTCTTTGTCGACAAGTGAAACGATAATAGCGACCACCAAGCAGGCAATGAAGCCGGGGACGATTTCGTACATGGTCAAAAGACCGGTTTCATGTGCCGCCAAAGCAGGTTTTTTGACCCACTCCGCCCACGCCACCACAGTCAGCGCGCCGGCAATCATGCCCGACAAAGCGCCGTATGCAGTGATGCGTTTCCACAATACCGACAGAATCACAATCGGGCCGAACGCCGCGCCGAAACCTGCCCACGCATAAGACACCAAGCCCAAAACTTTGCTTTCGGGGTCGGACGCAATCAGGATGGAGATCACAGCAATCGCCAACACCATCAGACGACCCACCCACACCAGCTCTTTTTGCGGCGCATTTTTACGCAAAAAGCCTTTGTAGAAGTCTTCGGTAATCGCGCTGGAGCAAACCAAAAGCTGGCAAGACAAAGTGGACATGACCGCCGCCAAAATCGCGCTCAAAATAATGCCTGCAATCCAAGGGTTGAACAATAAAGTAGAAAGCGCGATGAAGATACGTTCGTGGTTGCCGTGCATGGAAGCGGTTTGGTCGGGATTGGCACCAAAATACGCAATGCCGAAATAACCGACCGCCACTGCGCCTGCCAGACACAACACCATCCAAGTCATACCGATGCGGCGTGCGGACACCAGCGATTTCGCGCTTTCAGCCGCCATAAAGCGCGCCAAAATGTGCGGCTGACCGAAATAGCCCAAGCCCCATGCGGCGGTGGAAATAATGCCGATGACGGTCGTACCGGCAAACAGACTGCCGTATTCCTTGCCTGTACTTGCGGCAACATTTTGAATTGCGGCAGACATTTGATCTGCACCACCCAGACCCAGATACACCATTACCGGCGTCAAAATCAGCGCAAAAATCATCAAAGAAGCTTGCAGCGTATCCGTCCAGCTTACCGCCAAAAAGCCGCCCAAGAAGGTATAGGCAATGGTCGCACCCGCACCCAGCCACATCGCCTGATTGTAAGTCATGCCTTCAAACAGGCTTTGGAACAAAGTTGCACCCGCCACAATGCCCGAAGCACAATAAATCGTGAAGAAAAACAAGATAATCAGCGCGGAAACCACTTTCATCAAATGTCCGCCCGCGCCGAAGCGGTGGAAGAAATAATCAGGCAGCGTCAGCGCATTGTTGGCATATTCGGTATGTACGCGCAGACGGCCCGCCACCAAAAGCCAGTTGAAATACGCGCCGATCACCAAACCGATGGCAATCCAAGCCTCATTCAAACCGCTCAAATAAATCGCGCCGGGCAAACCCATCAAAAGCCAGCCCGACATATCGGACGCACCCGCCGACATCGCCGTAACAAACGGACCCAAGCTGCGCCCGCCCAAAATATAATCATCGAAATTGCGCGTGGAGAAATACGCGGCCAGACCAATCAAGAGAACGGCAATCAGATAGATTGCAAAAGTGATATACATGGGATTCATGTACTATTCCTCATCTAAAACTTCAAAATCACGGGCTGATGAAATTGCAGGCAATCCACGCCCAAACATTTTTCTAATTAAAATACAGCGGAAATTCTCGCGTTTTTACGGATACGCGGAACAAATCATTTTCAATTACAACAAGATAAGTAAAAAAATCCTATTGATTTGTAAATAATCCAATCCAGCATACCGTAAAAATTCCCACTTGCAAAGGCAGCGCAAACAGGTTCACCGCACAATGCGGACACGCCAATCAAAATACCATGTAAAACAAAATATTATGAAAATCTATTAAAAAATCTTGTTTTCAAACCTTGAAACTATCTTTCCTAATACCAAAACAATCCGCACAATTTTTCAGTAATTAAACAACACCCAAAACGGATCAACCCAAATTCCGCCTTAAAACTACCTTGCTTCATTTTCAGACGACATTTTCAAAAACCAGCCCGCCAACGGCCTGCCGTTTCCTATATAATTCCCGCATTACCGACTGTCGCGCAATATCAATATATCCTCATGAAACGGCTCAAACGCATCAAAACCATCCTCCGCACGCTTTACCTCTACCACCTCGCAGAGCTGTTTGCCGCGCTTGTCCGTCCGGGCTGGGCGCGGACGCTGTTGAAAATGCTGCCGCAGTCGTCTGAATTTGAAAACGAACCGCCTGCCGTGCGACTTCGTTTGGCATTGGAGAGCTTAGGACCGATTTTCATCAAGTTCGGACAGGTTCTGTCCACGCGCCCCGATTTGATTCCGCATGATTACGCGGTCGAACTGGCAAAGCTGCAAGACAAAGTCCCGCCGTTTGACGCACAACTTTCACGGGAGCAAATCGAAAAATCGCTGGGGCAATCCATCGAAACGCTGTATGCTGAATTTGAAACCGAACCCGTCGCCAGTGCGTCCATCGCGCAAGTACACAAAGCCCGCCTGCATTCGGGCGAACAAGTGGCGGTCAAAGTCTTGCGCCCCAACCTTTTGCCCGTCATCGAACAGGATTTGTCGCTGATGCGCTTCGGCGCGGCGTGGGTTGAGCGTCTGTTTGCCGACGGCAAGCGTTTGAAACCGCGAGAGGTGGTGGCGGAATTCGACAAATATCTGCATGACGAGTTGGACTTGATGCGCGAAGCCGCCAATGCCAGCCAACTTGGACGCAATTTCCAAAACAGCAATATGCTGATTGTGCCTAAAGTGTTTTACGACTACTGCACCAGCGACGTGCTGACCATCGAATGGATGGACGGCACGCCGGTATCCGAAATCGCCAAACTCAAAGCCGACAGCATCGATTTGCACAAACTCGCCGATTACGGCGTGGAAATCTTCTTCACGCAAGTCTTCCGCGACGGCTTTTTCCATGCCGATATGCACCCCGGCAACATTTTGGTCGCCGCCGACAATCGCTACATCGCCCTCGATTTCGGCATCGTCGGCACGCTGACCGACTACGACAAGCGCTATCTCGCCATCAACTTCCTCGCCTTTTTCAACCGCGACTACCACCGCGTCGCCACAGCCCACATCGAATCGGGCTGGGTGCCCGCCGACACGCGCGCGGAAGAATTGGAAGCTGCTGTCCGCGCCGTGTGCGAGCCGGTGTTCAACAAACCGATTTCGCAAATTTCCTTCGGTTTGGTACTGATGCGCCTGTTTGAAGTCAGCCGCCGCTTCAATGTCGAAATCCAACCGCAGCTTGTACTGCTGCAAAAAACGCTGCTCAACATCGAAGGCTTGGGACGGCAGCTTGATCCCGATTTGGACTTGTGGAAAACCGCCAAACCGTTTTTAGTGAAGTGGATGAACGAACAGGTCGGCCCGAAAGCCTTTTTGCGCAACCTCAAAAACGAAGCCCCCGACTGGGCACAAATCATCCCTTCCCTGCCGCGCAAAATCAGCGCGCTGGTTGACGAAAACCGCCAGCAGGAAATGCGCGATGCCTATATCCATTTGGTCAAAGTGCAGCAGCGGCAAAGCATGTGGCTGGGCGTGATTGCGGTTACTTTGCTTCTGATTTTGCTGTTTGATTAAAACGTACCTATTCAAAAGGTCGTCTGAAAACGAAATAGTAGTTTTAAAAAACTCGCTACCCGCATTTTCAGACGACCTTGGATTCGGATTTCAAGTGCAACACTAGTGTATCAGTGGTTTGAACAGATTCAAGAATAAAACACTTGGCGTTTCGTAGCCAAGTGTTTTTCTTGGCCGGTGGTTCAATTCATCTTGAACCCTGCGTATCTCCCGATTGCTGATGTTTCGGAAATCGGTTTGTTTGGGGAAATATTGGCGGATGAGTCCGTTGGTGTTCTCATTCAGCCCTTTCTCCCAAGAATGGTAGGGGCGGCAAAAATAGGTTTTCGCCTTCAATGCTTCGGCTATTTTGGTGTGTTGATAGAACTCTTTGCCGTTATCCATAGTGATGGTGTGCACTCTGGCTTTATGTGCCTTTAATGCCCTAACGGCTGCCAGAGCAGTGTCTTCGGCTTTGAGGCTATCCAATTTGCAGACGATGGTGTAGCGGGTAACGCGTTCGACCAAGGTCAGTAATGCGCTTTTCTGTCCTTTGCCGACGATGGTGTCGGCTTCCCAATCGCCGATGCGGGTTTTCTGGTCGACGATAGCGGGTCGGTTTTCTATGCCGACACGGTTGGGCACTTTGCCTCTGGTCCATGTGCTGCCGTAGCGTTTGCGGTAGGGTTTGCTGCATATTCTGAGGTGTTGCCACAACGTGCCGCCGTTGCTTTTGTCTTGGCGAAGGTAGCGGTAAATGGTGCTGTGGTGGAGCGTGATTTGGTGGTGTTTGCGCAGGTAGGCGCATACTTGTTCAGGACTGAGTTTGCGGCGGATAAGGGTGTCGATGTGTTGAATCCGCTGCGAATCGAGCTTATAGGGTTGTCGCTTACGCTGCTTGATAGACCGGCTCTGCTTCTGGGCCTTTTCGGCGCTGTATTGCTGCCCTTGGGTGCGGTGCCGTCTGATTTCGCGGCTGATGGTGCTTTTGTGTCGGTTAAGCTGTTTGGCGATTTCGGCGATGGTGCAGTGGCGGGACAGGTATTGGATGTGGTATCGTTCGTCTTGGGTCAGTTGCGTGTAGCTCATGGCAATCTTTCTTGCAGGAAAGGCCGTATGCTACCGCATACTGGCCTTTTCCTGTTAGGGAAAGTTGCACTTCAAATGCGAATCCGCCGACCTTTTATTATGGATTTGAATAAAACGCGCACCTCAACCTCAGCATGGGCTTCGCCCAAGAAACAGAATAGACCGATATATTTTTCGCAGGGAAAGCCCACGCTACTTTTATACTCATTACCGAGGTCGTCTGAAACACGGATTACAGCTAGGCAAGCCTGCTATACCCGTTTTCAGACGACCTTTTTCCTTATACAATAGCCGCTTGAATTTTATATATTCTGATATAAAGGATACGGATTATGTTCGGCAAACAACTCTTTGAAGAAGTCAGCGCAAAAATCAGCGAAACCATCGCCAACAGCCCCGCCAAAGACATGGAGAAAAACGTCAAAGCCATGCTCGGAAGCGCGTTCAACCGCATGGATTTGGTTACGCGCGAAGAATTCGACATCCAGCAGCAGGTTTTGATCAAAACCCGCACCAAATTGGTCGAGCTGGAAGAGCGTCTGGCAAAACTTGAAGCCGCGCAAGAGCCTGAGCAGACCGCATTGGAAGCCGCGCAAGCCGCAGCCCAAGAAGCCGTCGAAGAAATCAAACAGCAAACCGAAGCCGGCGAATAAGGTCGTCTGAAACATGTCGCTTGCCTTGGTTTACAGCCGCGCCTTGAGCGGCATGAATGCGCCGTTGGTCGAAGTGGAAGCCCACCTTGCCAACGGCCTGCCTCATTTCAACATCGTCGGACTGCCCGACACCGAAGTCAAAGAAAGCCGCGACCGCGTGCGCGCCGCCATCATCCAAAGCGGTTTCGACTTCCCAGCCAAAAAAATCACCGTCAACCTAGCCCCTGCCGACCTGCCTAAAGAATCGGGACGTTTCGACCTGCCGATTGCGTTGGGTATCCTCGCCGCATCCGGACAAATCGCACCCGAAAAGCTCGCGCAATACGAGTTTGCCGGCGAATTGGCGCTTTCCGGCATGTTGCGCCCCGTGCGCGGCGCGTTGGCGATGGCGTGGCAGGGTATGCAGGCAGGACGCTCTTTCGTCCTGCCGCAGGAAAACGCGGAACAAGCCGCCGTGATGCGCGGCATTACCGTTTACGGTGCGCGTTCGTTGGGTGAAGTCGCTGCCCATTTGAACGGCATCGAACCCTTGGCGCAAACCGCCTGCCAAGTTCCGCAGAGGTCGTCTGAAAACGACAAACTGCCCGACCTCATCGATGTCAAAGGTCAACACACCGCCCGCCTTGCTTTGGAAATCGCTGCCGCGGGCGGACACAGCCTCTTAATGATGGGGCCGCCGGGAACGGGCAAATCCATGCTTTCCCAACGGCTGCCCGGCATCCTGCCGCCTTTGACCGAAGACGAATTGGTCGAAGTATGGGCTTTGCGTTCGCTCCTGCCCAATCATCAGCAACAACTCGACAGCCACCGTCCTTTCCGCAGCCCGCACCATAGCGCCAGCTCGGCAGCCATGGTCGGCGGCGGTTCCGACCCGCGTCCGGGCGAGATTTCATTGGCGCATCACGGCGTTTTATTTTTGGACGAGCTGCCCGAGTTTGATCGCAAAGTTTTGGAAGTTTTGCGCGAACCGTTGGAAAACGGCGAAATCCACATTTCCCGCGCGGCGCGTCAAGCCGTCTATCCCGCCAAATTTCAGCTTGTCGCCGCCATGAACCCTTGTCCTTGCGGTTATCTCGGGCATCCCGTCAAACCCTGCCGCTGCACGCCCGAAAGTGTCGCACGTTACCGCAGCAAAATTTCCGGCCCGCTGCTCGACCGCATCGATTTGACCATCGAAGTTCCGAGCCTGTCCGCCGCCGAACTGATGCAGCAGGAAGCAGGAGAAAGCAGCGCCGTCGTGTTGGCGCGCGTGATCGCCGCCCGCGACAAACAATACGCGCGGCAAGGCAAAGTGAATGCCGCCTTGAGCGTCAGTGAACTCGACACGTCCGCACGCATCCAAAAAGAAGCGCAGGAAGCCTTGGGCAACCTGTTGGAAAAACTTTCACTCTCCGCCCGCAGTTTCCACCGCATCATGCGCGTGGCGCGTACGCTGGCAGATTTGGCGGGAGATGAAGAAGTCGGCAGAAGCCACGTTTTGAAAGCCGTCAGCTTCCGCCGCGCGTTGTAAGATTTTTCAGACGACCTTGAATACTGAAAACGGAAAATTTAAGGTAAAAAACTCAGACGTATTAGGTCCTGCTGGTGTTTGAAATGCGGAATATTCTGTTTTATCAGAAAAAATCTGTTTTTGATAAATTGTCAGCACGTCCTAACATCACGGCGGTTTTCGTAAAAAGCATGTAAACAAATGGCGCATTTTTGCCCAATATAAAGGATATTGATAAAATGACCCGTCCCTGCCGATGGCAGCAGCAGATTCATCTGCCGCCAAAAGGTCGTCTGAACGGCATCATCAATATAGGTATCTCATGAATAAGAACACTCAATACGGCAAAGGCCTTTTCGGCTTTTTCTTCGGCCTCCTCCTCGCTACCGGCGTGATCGGGGGTATCCTGTATTTTCTGAATCAAGACACGCCGAACGCCTTTAAAGGCGCGACCGAGCCGCAAAAACAGCAAACCGAGCCTGAAATCCTCAAGCCGCAGGAAAAATCCAAACCTGAGGCTAAGCCTGAAGCCAAGCCTGAAACGGAAGAACCGCCTGTCGTTGTTCCCGTAGAGAAAGAGCGTCCGACCGAAGAGACCAAGCCTGAGGTGAAACGCAGCGAGGCTGACGACGATGCCGCAGCCAAAGAAAAAGAACGCGCTGAGAAAGAAGCGCAAGAAAAGGCAGATAAAGCCAAAGCCGACAAAGAGCGCGCAGACAAAGAAAAAGCGGAAAAAGAACGTGCCGTCCGCGAAGCAGAAGATGAAGCCCGCGAGGCTGAAAAAGCCCTGCGCGAAGCTGAAAAAGAAGACCAAGATGCTGCCGAACGCGAGTTGAAACAAAAACTTGCCGAGAAAAAGGCAGAGCTTGCGAAAAAACGCGCCGAAAAAGCCAAAGCCGACAAAGAGGCCGCCGATAAAGCCCAAAAGGCAGCTGAGTTGACCGACAAACAAAAAGCGCGCGCCGAGCGCAAACTTGCCGAGAAAAAAGCGGCAGAGAAAAAAGCCGCCGAAGCCAAAAAAACCGAAACTGCTAAAAAAACCAACAAACCGACTCCCGAACAAATCTTGAATAGCGGCAGCATCGAAAAAGCCCGTCAGGAAGCGAATAAAGGTGCGGCGAAAGAAGCGAAGAAAGCCGACGCGGAAAAATCATCCGCCAAAGCCGACAATGCTAAAGCTGAGACCAAAGCAGCAGAAGGCGGTAAAAAAGTCATCCTGCAAATGGGTTCGTACGCCGACCGCAACAGCGCCGACGCGCAACGTGCCAAACTCGCCATGCTGGGCATTTCGTCCAAAGTGGTCGAGCGCACCAACGGCGACAAAACCGTTTACCGCGTACAAAGCAACAGCATGTCGTCTGAAGCCGCGAAAAACATTC is from Neisseria sicca and encodes:
- the putP gene encoding sodium/proline symporter PutP, whose translation is MNPMYITFAIYLIAVLLIGLAAYFSTRNFDDYILGGRSLGPFVTAMSAGASDMSGWLLMGLPGAIYLSGLNEAWIAIGLVIGAYFNWLLVAGRLRVHTEYANNALTLPDYFFHRFGAGGHLMKVVSALIILFFFTIYCASGIVAGATLFQSLFEGMTYNQAMWLGAGATIAYTFLGGFLAVSWTDTLQASLMIFALILTPVMVYLGLGGADQMSAAIQNVAASTGKEYGSLFAGTTVIGIISTAAWGLGYFGQPHILARFMAAESAKSLVSARRIGMTWMVLCLAGAVAVGYFGIAYFGANPDQTASMHGNHERIFIALSTLLFNPWIAGIILSAILAAVMSTLSCQLLVCSSAITEDFYKGFLRKNAPQKELVWVGRLMVLAIAVISILIASDPESKVLGLVSYAWAGFGAAFGPIVILSVLWKRITAYGALSGMIAGALTVVAWAEWVKKPALAAHETGLLTMYEIVPGFIACLVVAIIVSLVDKEPSREIQERFEKADAEYREAK
- the ubiB gene encoding ubiquinone biosynthesis regulatory protein kinase UbiB, with amino-acid sequence MKRLKRIKTILRTLYLYHLAELFAALVRPGWARTLLKMLPQSSEFENEPPAVRLRLALESLGPIFIKFGQVLSTRPDLIPHDYAVELAKLQDKVPPFDAQLSREQIEKSLGQSIETLYAEFETEPVASASIAQVHKARLHSGEQVAVKVLRPNLLPVIEQDLSLMRFGAAWVERLFADGKRLKPREVVAEFDKYLHDELDLMREAANASQLGRNFQNSNMLIVPKVFYDYCTSDVLTIEWMDGTPVSEIAKLKADSIDLHKLADYGVEIFFTQVFRDGFFHADMHPGNILVAADNRYIALDFGIVGTLTDYDKRYLAINFLAFFNRDYHRVATAHIESGWVPADTRAEELEAAVRAVCEPVFNKPISQISFGLVLMRLFEVSRRFNVEIQPQLVLLQKTLLNIEGLGRQLDPDLDLWKTAKPFLVKWMNEQVGPKAFLRNLKNEAPDWAQIIPSLPRKISALVDENRQQEMRDAYIHLVKVQQRQSMWLGVIAVTLLLILLFD
- a CDS encoding IS30 family transposase yields the protein MSYTQLTQDERYHIQYLSRHCTIAEIAKQLNRHKSTISREIRRHRTQGQQYSAEKAQKQSRSIKQRKRQPYKLDSQRIQHIDTLIRRKLSPEQVCAYLRKHHQITLHHSTIYRYLRQDKSNGGTLWQHLRICSKPYRKRYGSTWTRGKVPNRVGIENRPAIVDQKTRIGDWEADTIVGKGQKSALLTLVERVTRYTIVCKLDSLKAEDTALAAVRALKAHKARVHTITMDNGKEFYQHTKIAEALKAKTYFCRPYHSWEKGLNENTNGLIRQYFPKQTDFRNISNREIRRVQDELNHRPRKTLGYETPSVLFLNLFKPLIH
- a CDS encoding accessory factor UbiK family protein, which encodes MFGKQLFEEVSAKISETIANSPAKDMEKNVKAMLGSAFNRMDLVTREEFDIQQQVLIKTRTKLVELEERLAKLEAAQEPEQTALEAAQAAAQEAVEEIKQQTEAGE
- a CDS encoding YifB family Mg chelatase-like AAA ATPase; the encoded protein is MSLALVYSRALSGMNAPLVEVEAHLANGLPHFNIVGLPDTEVKESRDRVRAAIIQSGFDFPAKKITVNLAPADLPKESGRFDLPIALGILAASGQIAPEKLAQYEFAGELALSGMLRPVRGALAMAWQGMQAGRSFVLPQENAEQAAVMRGITVYGARSLGEVAAHLNGIEPLAQTACQVPQRSSENDKLPDLIDVKGQHTARLALEIAAAGGHSLLMMGPPGTGKSMLSQRLPGILPPLTEDELVEVWALRSLLPNHQQQLDSHRPFRSPHHSASSAAMVGGGSDPRPGEISLAHHGVLFLDELPEFDRKVLEVLREPLENGEIHISRAARQAVYPAKFQLVAAMNPCPCGYLGHPVKPCRCTPESVARYRSKISGPLLDRIDLTIEVPSLSAAELMQQEAGESSAVVLARVIAARDKQYARQGKVNAALSVSELDTSARIQKEAQEALGNLLEKLSLSARSFHRIMRVARTLADLAGDEEVGRSHVLKAVSFRRAL
- a CDS encoding SPOR domain-containing protein; the encoded protein is MNKNTQYGKGLFGFFFGLLLATGVIGGILYFLNQDTPNAFKGATEPQKQQTEPEILKPQEKSKPEAKPEAKPETEEPPVVVPVEKERPTEETKPEVKRSEADDDAAAKEKERAEKEAQEKADKAKADKERADKEKAEKERAVREAEDEAREAEKALREAEKEDQDAAERELKQKLAEKKAELAKKRAEKAKADKEAADKAQKAAELTDKQKARAERKLAEKKAAEKKAAEAKKTETAKKTNKPTPEQILNSGSIEKARQEANKGAAKEAKKADAEKSSAKADNAKAETKAAEGGKKVILQMGSYADRNSADAQRAKLAMLGISSKVVERTNGDKTVYRVQSNSMSSEAAKNIQKDLQKHNINSLMRSAQ